The genome window GGAGTCGTTCCTGCCCTCCACCCCCGGGCTGGGCATGCACGTGGAGGTGAAGGACCCTGACGGCAAGGtgaggggcttggggggggggcggctcggacACCCGCCGGCCTGGGGAGGGGTCGCTGGGTAGGGGGCTTGGGGTACCCACCAGCCCTGGGTGGGGtcactggggtgcagggggcacCTGCTAGCCTGGGGATGGGGTTttctggggtccctggggtgcctgctggctggggcggggggtccctggggtgcatGGGGTGCCTGCCAATGGGGGGAAGGGGGTCCGTGGGGCACCCACCAGCCTGggtgtgggggtccctggggtgcctGCCGGCTGGAGTGGGGGGTGCATGGGGTGCCTGCCAGCAAGGGCAGGGGATGCATGGGGTGCCCACTGTCCAAAGTGTGGGGTCCTTGGGGTGTATGGGGTGTCCttcagctggggcagggggtccctggggtgcagaGGGCACCCACCAGCCTGGGAGTGGGGGTCCCTAGGGTGCCTGCCAACGAGGgcagggggtccctggggtgcatggggtgcccactgtcctgagtgtggggtccctggggcttaTGGGGTGTCCTCCAGTTGGGGTAGGGTATCCCTGGGGTACAGAGGGCACCCACCGGCCTGggtgtgggggtccctggggaggacAGGGTGCCTGCTGGTTGCAGTAGAGGGGTCCTTGGGGTGCCCATCAACCAGGgcagggggtccctggggtgcatGGGGTGCTCACCTGCCTGGGTGTGGGGTCCCCTGGGGCATACGGGGGGTTCCCCAGCTGTGACAGGGGGTCTCTgggtggctgcaggctggggtgCAGGGTTCGTGGGGTGCACAGTGTGCCCCCCAACACAGGCAGGGGGTCTCTGGGGAGCCCGGTGTGCCgcaccaggcagggcaggggttCCGTGGGGGCTGTCGGGTGCCCCCCAGGGCGGGCGCTGGGTGACGGCGGCCACGTCCCGGCGCAGGTGGTGCTGTCGCGACAGTACGGCTCCGAGGGCCGCTTCACCTTCACCTCCCACACGCCGGGCGAGCACCAGATCTGCCTCCACTCCAACTCCACCCGCATGGCGCTCTTTGCCGGCGGCAAACTGGTAATTCGGGGGGGGCCCCGTGCCCAGGGAGGGGGGTGTCAGCGGCGGCGGGGGTCCGCTGACCCCTCTCTGGCCCCGCAGCGGGTGCACCTGGATATCCAGGTGGGCGAACACACCAACAACTACCCCGAAATCGCCGCCAAGGACAAGCTGACGGAGCTGCAGCTCCGCGCCCGCCAGCTCCTCGACCAGGTCGAGCAGATCCAGAAGGAGCAGAACTACCAGCGGGTGAGGAGGGGGCTCCGGGGCGGGGGGAAAACCCCCCACGACCCCCCCAgctctttgtttatttattttccccGTTCCCCGTCAGTACCGGGAGGAGCGTTTCCGCATGACAAGCGAGAGCACCAACCAGCGGGTGCTGTGGTGGTCCATCGCCCAGACCATCATCCTCATCCTCACCGGCATCTGGCAGATGAGACACCTCAAGAGCTTCTTCGAGGCCAAGAAGCTGGTGTAGCCCCCCTCCTTTCCCCGCCCCGGGGGGTGGTGGGCGGGTCGAGGGGGGCCCTGCCTGTCCTCGGGGAGGGCGGGGGCCGGCCCCCGCGGTCGCGTTTTGGGGGAAAATAAAGGTTTTTTTGGGGTCCGACTGGGCTCGCGGCTTGAGTTTTTTAGGAGGGTGCTGCTCGGTCCTCCACGGCTAGGGGGCGGCGCGTCGGCTTGCTGCTCTCGTGGCGGCCGCTCTGCGCGCGCGGCGGAAGTCTCggtgggcggggagcagcgcGCAGGCGCAGTGGTCGGCGGAGCGGCCGTCATGGCAGCCATGGCGGAGGCGCCGGCGGGGTTTGAGCACATGGGGCTGGACGGGCGGCTGCTGCGGGTGCGCCGGGCGCCGGATCGCGGCGGGATGCGGGctctggggcagggggggaaggcTCACAGTGGGAGAGGGGCCCGGAGGCCGGGATCTCGTAGCGGGAGGTGGCctgaggccggggggggggacacgggacggGACAGGAGGATCCcctcagggagggggggggaggcccTGGGGGCCGGGACAGCGGGGTCGATCGGGGGGGAGGCGGTGGGGGCCGCGGTCCCGGAGCCCTCAAGTGATGATCCTGGTACCGGCAGGCGGTGGCGGAGCTGGGCTGGGCCTCCCCCACCGCCATCCAGGCCCAGGCCATTCCCCTGGCGCTGGAGGGCCGAGACCTGCTGGCCCGGGCCAGGACCGGCTCCGGGAAGACGGCGGCCTACGGGCTGCCGCTGCTGCAGCACCTCTTGCAAGTCAAGGCGGTGAGAGGggcgccgggggcgggcgggcagggctgggggccatgGGGGTGGTGGCGTGGGGGCACCGTGGACTGTGTAGAGAGGATTGGGCAccgtggggcgggggggcacgggggggtctGCTGGCAGGGGTGGTCATCGTGGGGCACACGGGctccgtggggtgctggggtgtggGTGAGATCCATGGGGTGTGTGGGCTCTGTGGGGTGCGTGGGCTCAGTGGGGTCCGGGGTGTGGGTgggctctgcagggtgctggaCCATAGGTGAGCTCCATGGGGTGCTGGGGCGTGGGTGGGCTCCATGGGGTGCCAGATCACGGGTGGGCTCCATGGGCTCTGAGGGGTGCTGGGGCATGGGTGGGCTCTGTGGGTTGCTGAGGCGTGGGTGGGCTCCATGGGGTGCTGGGGCGTGGGTGGGCTCTGTGGGCTCCGTGGGGTGCCGGGCCGTGGGTGGGCTCCACAGGGTGCTGGCGCACGGGTGGGTTCCATGGGCTCCACTGGGTGCTGGGCCTTGGGTGGGCTCCACGGGGTGCTAGATCATGGGTGGGCTCCGTGGGCTCTATGGGGTGCTGGGTTGTGGGTGGGCTCCGCGGGTGCTGGGCCGTGGGTGGGCTCCATGGGGTGCTGGGGCATGGGTGGGCTCCATGGGCTCCACGGGGTGCTGGGGTGTGGGTGGGCGGGCTTCATGGGTGCTGGGCGGTGGGTGGGCTCCGTGGGCTCTGCGGGGTGCCGGGCTGTGGGTGGGCTCCGTGGAGCCTGGTGGCAGCTCTGGGTGCCGGCGGCCGGGCGCAGGGAGCGGTGGCGGCGGCGCAGGCAGTGCGGGCGCTGGTGCTGGTGCCCTCCACGGAGCTGGGGCAGCAGGTGGTGCGCAGCCTGCGGCAGCTGGCAGCTTTCTGCGCCCGCGACGTGCGGGTGGCCgacctctgcgcccagaccgagCTCAGTGCCCAGCGGTAAGCTcacccccgccccgtcccgggcGCCCGGGTGTCCCCcagcaggcggggggggggttggtggcAGAAGCGGGGTGACGCGGTGCGTTTCCAGGCCGGTGCTGATGGAGAAGCCGGACGTGGTGGTGGGCACACCGGGACGGGTGCTGGCGCACGTGGGCGCCCGCAGCCTCAGCCTGCGGCACTcactggagctgctggtgctggatgaggccgatctgctgctctccttcgGCTTCAGCGAGGACATCAAGGCGCTGCTGTGgtgaggggcggccgggcccggggggctggggggcactgcCAGGGGTTTGGGGGGCACTGCCAGGGGTTTGGGGGGTCAGTGCCGAGGCTGGAGGTTGTGAGGGGCACTgcctggggtttgggggtgctgagGGTTTGGGGGCACTGCCTGGGGTTTGGGGGAGCTGTGAGGGTTTGGAGGTACAGTGAGGGTTTGGGGGGCAATGGGCAATgcctggggtttgggggtgctgtgAGGGTTTGGGGGGCACTGCTTGGGGTTTGGGGGAGCTCTGAGGGTTTGGGGGTGCTGTGGGGGTTTGGGGGGTAATgcctggggtttgggggtgctgtgAGGGTTTGAGGGGCACTGCCTGGGGTTTGGGGGAGCTCTGAGGGTTTGGGGTGCTGTGAGGGTTTGGGGGGCAGTGCCTGGAGTTTGGGGGATGCTGAGGGTTTGGGGGTGTTGTGGGGGTTTGGGGGATGCTGCCGGAGCTGGGGGGCACTGGTGGGGCCAGAGAACATGGGGGGCACTGAGGGTTTAGGGGGCACAGCTAAGGGTTTGGGGGATGGTGAGAGTTCGGGGTTCACTGCCTGGGATTCGAGGGATGCTGAGGGTGTGGGGGGCATTgcctggggtttgggggtgctgagGGTTTGGGGGGCACTGCCTGGGTTTGGGGGTGTCGTGAGAGTTTGGGGgatgctgccagggctggggggctctgctgggactgGAGAAATTGGGGGGCACTGAGGGTTTGGGGGACACAGTCAGGGGTTTGGGGAGCACTGAGGGTTTGGGGGACACAGTCAGGGGCTTTGGGGTGCAGAGCCCTGGTTTTGGGGAGCACTGTGAGGGTCTGGGGGGCAGCgccagggctgtggggcactgtggggctggaggacatGAGGGGCActtgcagagctgggggggggggtgcatttACGGGCGCATTGCCCAGGCTGGGGGTCACTGTGGGGCTCAAGGCGGGGCCCTGGGCATGGCCAGGCCTGGTGCCAAGGGCTGGGGGGGACTCTGTcaccccctgcccggggggggctggcactgagccccccgccccgcgcccccccagcCACCTCCCCAAGATCTACCAGGCGCTGCTCATGTCGGCCACCTTCAGCCCCGAGGTGGAGGCCCTCAAGGAGCTGGTGCTGCACAACCCGGTGAGCGggcgccgggggggccggggagaggcgggggggggggcacgaggGGAGGTCTGCGGGGCCTGTGGGGGGGCCTGAGAGGAGGTTTGGGGGGCCCAGAGGTGGGGGGGCACATGGGGAGGTGGAAACGCAGCACCCACATGGTTCTGGGGGGACGTATGGGGTACGGCAGATGCCGGTGAACGGGTgctgggggggcctgggggggaaccgaggggaggtttggggggcccagaggtggggggggggcatggggtaTGGTTGACACTGGTGAGTGAGCTCTGGGGGGGCCTGAGGGGAGGATGAGGGGCCCGTGGGGGGCCTGAGAGGGGGTTTGGGGTGCCCAGAGGTGGGGGAGAGACACGAGGAGGTGGGAACACAGCACCCACCGGGTTCTGGGGGGGCCCGAGGGGAGGTTTGTGGGACCcagaggtggggggggacatggggaggtgGGAACGCAGCACCCACCATGTTCTGGGGGGACGTATGGGGTATGGTGGATGGTGGtgagtgggtgctgggggggcccgGGCAGAGGCCAGGGGTGCCTGGGGGGGACACCGAGGGGAGATTTGGGGGACCCAGAgatggggggggacacggggtatGGTTGACACTGGTGAGTGAGCGCTGGGGGGTGTGAGGGGAGGATGAGGGGCCCGTGGGGGGCCTGAGAGGGGGTTTGGGGTGCCCAGAGGTGGGGGGGAGACACGAGGAGGTGGGAACACAGCACCCACCGGGTTCTGGCGGGACGTATGGGGTACAGTGGATGCTGGTGAGTGGGCGCTGGGGGGGCCCGAGGGGAGGTTTGTGGGACCcagaggtggggggggacatggggaggtgGGAACGCAGCACCCACAGGGTTCTGGGGGACGTATGGTGGATGGTGGtgagtgggtgctggggggcccggGCAGAGGCCAGGGGTGCCTGGGGGGACACCGAGGGGAGATTTGGGAGACCCAGAgatggggggggacacggggtatGGTTGACACTGGTGAGTGAGCGCTGGGGGCGTGAGGGGAGGATGAGGGGCCCGTGGGGGGCCTGAGAGGGGGTTTGGGGTGCCCAGAGGTGGGGGGAGACACGAGGAGGTGGGAACGCAGCACCCACCGCGTTCTGGGGGGACGTGCGGCGGTACGGCAGCCGCTGGGGCGTGCCGGGGGGTGCCCCGTGCCCGCGTCCACATCCCCCCCCAACGCTGCGGCTGCGGGCGCAGGTGACGGTGCGCCCGCCGGAGCCCCGGCTGCCCGGCAGCGCCCAGCTGCGGCAGTTCGCCGTGCGCTGCGGCACCGAGGAGGACAAGTTCCTGCTGCTGTGCGCCCTGCTGAAGCTGGGCCTGCTGCGCGGCCGCGCCCTGCTCTTCGTCGGCACCCTCGCCCGCTGCTATCGCCTCAAGCTCTTCCTCGAGCAGTTCGGCATCGCCGCCTGCGCCCTCAACTCCGAGCTGCCCGCCCGCTCCCGGTGagcccccccggggtgcccctggggtggcggggagggaaacggggtgcccggggagggtctgGCGGGTGATGAGGTGCCCCATGGAGCTGGGGGCTTGTGGGAGAGGGGAGCATTGGGGCGCGGGGGAAAGCGGGGTGCTCCTTGGGGACAGGGGGTGTGCCCGCAGGGGTAAGGTCAccctggggtggtggggagggaaacggggtgcctggggagggtcCAGGGGGCTGACGGGGTGCCCCGTGGAGCTGGGGGTTTGCAGGAGAGGGGCAGCGTTGGGGTGGGGGAAAGCTTCctgggggcagggggtgtgcGAGGAAATGGGGTGCCGGGGGAAACACCCGTGGGGGTAAGgccaccccggggtggggggggggtcccaggagggCGCGGGGTGTCCGGGGAGGGTccagggggtgctggggtgccctgTGGAGCTGGGGGTTTGCGGGAGAGGGGGAGCGTCGGGGCGGGGGAAAGCGGGGTGCTCCTTGGGGACAGGGGGTGTGCCTGCAGGGGTAAGGTCAccctggggtggtggggagggaaacggggtgcctggggagggtcCGGGGGCTGACGGGGTGCCCCGTGGAGCTGGGGGTTTGCAGGAGAGGGGCAGCGTTGGGGTGGGGGAAAGCTTCctgggggcagggggtgtgcGAGGAAATGGGGTGCCGGGGGAAACACCCGTGGGGGTAAGgccaccccggggtgggggggggggtcccaggagggCGCGGGGTGTCCGGGGAGGGTCCAGGGGTGACGGGGTGCCCCGTGGAGCTGGGGGTTTGCGGGAGAGGGCGAGGAGCAGTGTTGGGGTGGGGgaaagctccttgggacaggggGCGCGTGAGGAAATGGGGTGCCAGGGGAAACGCCCGCGGGGGTAAGgccaccccggggtggggggggtcccaggagggCGTGGGGTGCCCGTGGAGGAAGGGTGGGGGTTCCTGTGCgttgggggggctgcagccagcgaAGGGGTGCCCGCAGCGGGGACGCTGACGGGCGCCCGCCTCGTCCCCAGGTGCCACGTGATCACCCAGTTCAACCGGGGCATCTACGACTACATCGTGGCCACCGACGAGGAGGCGCTGGCCGGGCCGGCCGAGCAGCCCCCGCGCCGGAAACGGGGGGGCACGGCCCCCAGGTGAGCCCCGCCGCTGCCACCGCGTCACCGGGGCCACCGTCCACCGCCCCtgggcagggctcagccccggggaCATGGCCCAGAtttggggggtgtccctgtccccacccagGTCCCCTGCCCGTGGGGacgtccctgtccccagtgcctGGGCGAGGGGGTTTCTCTtgcctggggggctgtgggtggctgTGGGGGACCCCATGCCAGCGTGTCCCCTCTCCCTCTGCGCCGGGGCTCCCTTTGCCCGTCCCCGCGGCGCTGGGGTCATCGTGCCCGGCGTCTCCCTGCGGGTGCTGGTGCCCAGCGTGTCCTCGTACCCACAGGGATCCCCTGCGCCCGCGGGGGTGCCGGTGTCCCAGATGTCCCCTCGCCTGGGCTGTCCCCGTGTCCTCGGGGGTCCCCAACACCTCctctgtgtgtgtcccccccccagcaagggCAAGGACCCGGAGTACGGCGTCGCGCGCGGCATCGACTTCCAGAACGTGGCCGCCGTCATCAACTTCGACGTCCCGCCGACGGTCGAGTCCTACATCCACCGCGTGGGCAGGTGGGGAGGGGGCGCGGCAGGGGGCGGTCCCGGGGGTGCCCTGGGGGTGCCCGTGCCACCGCCGTGTCCCACCGCCGCGTCCCCTCCGCGCCCGCAGGACGGCTCGCGCCAACAACCCCGGCACGGCGCTCACCTTCGCGCTGCCCGAGGAGCAGGACGGCCTGGCCCGCATCGAGGACGCGCTCGCCGCAGGTCGGGGGGACCCCGCGTCGCttcggggggggttggggggggcgtgGGGTGTCGGGAGCGAGGGTGGGGGTGACCCCACGTTGTCCCCGCGTGTCCCCAGAGAACGGCGAGTCCATGCTGCAGCCCTACAAGTTCACCACGGAGGAGATCGAGGGGCTGCGGTACCGCTGCCGGGTAGGTGGGCGCTGGCAGCGCCGCGGGGTGCCGGCAGGGCTGGTttgggggttcggggggggggtgccaggctgtgaccccccccccccattttgtcACCCCAGGACGCCATGCGCTCCGTCACCAAGCAGGTGGTGAAGGAGGCCCGGCTGCGGGAGATCAAGGACGAGCTGCTCAACTCGGAGAAGCTGAAGGTAACGCCGCGGGTGGGGGGTCCGTGGGTGGGGAGGGTCCGTGGGTGGGGGGGTCCGCGGGCGGTGGGTGCTGCCACCCCCCTGCTTCTCGGCACCCAGGCGTACTTCGAGGACAACCCCCGCGACCTGCACGTCCTGCGCCACGACAAGCCCCTGCACCCCGCCATCATCAAACCGCAGCTCCGCAACGTGCCTGACTACCTGGGTACGGCCGGGGGGGGACGCCAGGGGGGGGGTCGCGGACCCCCttaccccgccgccccccccgacCCGCCGCTCTCCGCCCGCAGTGCCCCCCAGCCTCCGCGGCGTCACCAACCCCAGCAGCAAGAAGCGCAAGTGGCTGCAGCTGCCGCACGCCGGTGCCAGGCGTCGCGGTGCCTCGACGGTGAGCGCAGCACGcggaccccccccgggaccccccctcgcTGCTGGGGGTCCAACGCCGCTttgctttccccccccctccttctccagGCCCGCGGCACCGCCAACCCGCTGCAGAGCTTCAAGTACGCCCGTCACCGCGCCAagcgcccggccgcgacgccctcctgaccccccccccggcaccccacgggctctgcccgccccgggggggcaccgccgcagcccccccccggcaTCTCCCAATAAAGGTGCCAACGACCGCGCCGCTGCCTGCCGCCTCGTGCCGCTGCCGCGCCGGGGGACGGTCGGTGACGCAGGGGGGTGGCAAGCGGCGTCTCCCACGATGCCGGGCAAAGGTGCCAGGGCGTTTTATCAACGCCGAGGCCATAAACTGGGGTGAGGGCGCGGTGTGGGGGTGGCACTGCCAGCTTGGGGAGGGGGGCTCAGATCCCCCCCCGGGCGTCCCGGGGCTGGTACCGTGCTGCGGGTGCCGCCCTGCCCGTGGCAGGTGGTGCCGGGTGGGGTGCCCGTATCGCCCGCCATCTTATCGGGATTACGGCGTCTTATCGGGGTGACGGCATCTTATCGGGGGCCGCAGCCCGGTCCAAGGCTGCCTGCTGGCCCTGATCcctgcccggcgcggggcgggggctctGGCACCTGCAGCCCCCCGCGGGCACGCCAGCTCCGGGCACGCCGCGCGGCACGGTGGGAGCCGGTTTCTCCGCCGCGTCCCCGGCGCCACGCTGCTGGGATGAGTTCCCGGCTCCCGAATTCTCCCCGTTTTCACCTCAAAACATGCGGCTGTGCCAGGGCGGCGGGGCGCCGGTTCCGGGGGCACGCAGGCACCTCCCCAGCAGCTATCGATCGGGGTTAATGATCACAAGGGCTTTACGGCTGCGCCGAGGGCTGATTGGCCTCGGCGCCGTCAGGCCAGCAGACCTCACCGGGGGTGCCGGGCGACCGCCCCGCAGGTGCCGGATCTTATAGGGCCCGGGCGGAACCGGCAGCGCCTTTTTGCCCAGGATGCCGGGCTCCGCCGCGCTGGCCGGCGCGGTGCTGGGCGCTCTCCTGGCGCTGGTAGGTGCCGGGATGCGGTGGGCGATGCGGTAAAGCCGTGGCGGTGGcttggaggggctgggggtggctgtcGGTGCCGTTTGGTGGGGCTGGGTGCCGTGCCCCCCGGGACGGGGTGCTGCCCACCGCTCCCTCCTCGCTCGGCGCAGGCCGCCGCGACGCTGACGCCCATCCACCGCGCCGGTTACTGCGCCTTCTACGAGGAATGCGGCCGCAACCCGGAGGTGAACGTCTCGCTGGTGCAGTCCAACGTGCCGTGCCTCTCCAACACGCCGGCGCGGGCGGCCACGAGCGCGGTGCTGGCGCTGCTCCGCACCGTCTGCCCCGAGCTGGTGCGCGAGGACAACGAGACCACGTTCGTCTGCTGCAACCTGGCGCAGCTCAGCGCCCTGCAGCTCAGCGTCGCGCTCTCCGGCACCG of Opisthocomus hoazin isolate bOpiHoa1 chromosome 28, bOpiHoa1.hap1, whole genome shotgun sequence contains these proteins:
- the TMED4 gene encoding transmembrane emp24 domain-containing protein 4 — translated: MRSAARGKAAHAQCGPRRAGAEEGGGTWAMAAGAALRAAFAALVLAAWSAHGLYFHIGETEKRCFIEEIPDETMVIGNYRTQLWDKQSESFLPSTPGLGMHVEVKDPDGKVVLSRQYGSEGRFTFTSHTPGEHQICLHSNSTRMALFAGGKLRVHLDIQVGEHTNNYPEIAAKDKLTELQLRARQLLDQVEQIQKEQNYQRYREERFRMTSESTNQRVLWWSIAQTIILILTGIWQMRHLKSFFEAKKLV
- the DDX56 gene encoding putative ATP-dependent RNA helicase DDX56; this translates as MAAMAEAPAGFEHMGLDGRLLRAVAELGWASPTAIQAQAIPLALEGRDLLARARTGSGKTAAYGLPLLQHLLQVKAGAVAAAQAVRALVLVPSTELGQQVVRSLRQLAAFCARDVRVADLCAQTELSAQRPVLMEKPDVVVGTPGRVLAHVGARSLSLRHSLELLVLDEADLLLSFGFSEDIKALLCHLPKIYQALLMSATFSPEVEALKELVLHNPVTVRPPEPRLPGSAQLRQFAVRCGTEEDKFLLLCALLKLGLLRGRALLFVGTLARCYRLKLFLEQFGIAACALNSELPARSRCHVITQFNRGIYDYIVATDEEALAGPAEQPPRRKRGGTAPSKGKDPEYGVARGIDFQNVAAVINFDVPPTVESYIHRVGRTARANNPGTALTFALPEEQDGLARIEDALAAENGESMLQPYKFTTEEIEGLRYRCRDAMRSVTKQVVKEARLREIKDELLNSEKLKAYFEDNPRDLHVLRHDKPLHPAIIKPQLRNVPDYLVPPSLRGVTNPSSKKRKWLQLPHAGARRRGASTARGTANPLQSFKYARHRAKRPAATPS